The Piliocolobus tephrosceles isolate RC106 chromosome 4, ASM277652v3, whole genome shotgun sequence genome contains the following window.
GAGTCTCTGCTGCCCATGTGGTGCTGGCATACGCAGTTCTGCTCAGGCCCCTAACGTGAACACATAAAACACCCCTGCAGTGCCACAGCACTGCTATGAGCTCATGGAAGGCATATGTGGGGATACAAGGCAAGAGTTCTCTGGCAGCAACACTTGGAGGGGCCGCCTGAACAAAAGTTTTCTTAGAGGCTCAGAATTCAAATTGCTAATAGGCTCTTGGGGCAAAATTGCAAAGGACAGATAGACTTGTTGGgtggcttctgttttctttccagcAATCCAGGTTAGTTCTGATTTCCTTCCTGGTCACTTAAAACACCTTGCTCAGTGTGTTAATTGACTTTTAAAGTTGCAAAGGGCTTTTTTATTCCATTCAACCCCTGTTcaatttacaggtgaggaaacagaaataaggtacttaagtgacttgcctaaagtcacgCAGCTGGCTAGCGGTAGGAGCAGGCTTGCTGACACACTCATCTGGCATTCATGAAGCTATCCCTACAAATCCTCTTGACTTCTGGTAGAAACTCCACCTCCACCAAATATCTTTCTAAATACCTTCATAGCTGGGTGGCTGGATATGTACTTTGAAGCAGAAGATGTTTCATGAAGTATTTTTGGTTTATCTAAGAACTTTGGTCCAAATACATATACAGAACTATTTACTGAGGTAGCATTACTGAATTCACCATAAGAAACATCTTCACTTTCATCCATTAGATCAGGATTTGGGAGTCAAGTCACAGACTACTTAAATCGGGtctttttcttcttagaaaaCTTTACATgactatttttacatttttggccATCTTCCTATTTATGTGGTGAATGTATATTTCATGAGGCAATAATTAACTTTCACTAACTTGGCAGTTTGCTTTGTTAGCCAATTATAAGGCTAACAAAATATAAAGGCCATGACTTTGGGAGAAGTGCCTTGTGACTCTGCTAAGAGGTTCAGTGACTGCTGATCTACACTTTAGGACTTACATGATCACCCCATTTTTTAGAGTTTAGGCTGTTTGGAGTTGGTTTTTACTATTTCAGCCATCAGAATGATGCAGCATTGAATTCCTTCCAAGTGGCTAATCTAGAATGAATACATTAGCAACCCAGATCAACCTATAAGGAGTCAAGCTAAATGATCTTATACTCATGTCCTTTTTTCTACACTTGGGATTTTCACGCAAAAATAAAGACTGACTTATTTGGTAATATTATGATTACAGAATTTGAGTTGCTTCTAAAAAATAATGCAGAGAGAAATACTGAAAATGAAGACTTTTTCAAATGTTATAATATGGCCATTTATAAATGACTATTTATATATGTCAGTTGCATACATAGTGACAGTTATAGTAAAACACTAGGAACCTATACttaaagagaaaaaccaaacaaaatcctGTACATAAAACAAGCACACATATATAAGGATTTgaatctatgtatatatattttatacttttcaacaTTTGTGTTTTATTACATTAACATAACCATTTACAGTTATTCCAGAAATTTCAGTCATACACAGTGCTCTTGATTCCAAAGAGTGGTCTAGTGTGTTAACATTTTCATCAAGTACAGTCCTAGAAAATGTCAAGTTGAATAATAAGATATTGAGGCACATTGGTCACTAAATTCTGAATTCTTTAGTACAGTCAGAGGAAGTAGTTAATATATTTCATGTTGATTCTTTGGCTACTCTTGATTTTGCTTTGGGTAACATCTTCATGCTAGGAATATTCATTACCACTTAATAGCaagataacattaaaaaaaatccttcattgCCATATTTAATAGCATGTTtaaagaggcagaggttgcaatgagctgagattgcaccactgcactccagcctgggtgacagagtgagacattgtctccaaaaaaaagtgtttaaaatgaGACCAAACCCTCATGGAGACATTTCTCTGTTCTATTAGAAATGCAATGGCATGCTCATagatcctctttcttttttatgatcaGTTGTCTAACCAGAGCTGCTATGTCAGGCCTGATGACTTCAATGGGctcctctggcctccagaacttcaCAACTTGACCCTCAGGGTTGACAAGATACTTCCAAAAATTCCACCTTGGTTccttctttgaagaatctaaaatatccagaacatattttcataagcataattttattctttgtcaAGATTTTCACTTCTATTAGTATCTACATAAATGACAACTTTAGTATCAAGTTCTAGGATTGTCataatatcaaaaacaaaacacccaaacaAAGTGAAACTCAAGGTTAGAGTAACCAGATTTCAATATACTTGATGACTTCACCTATGAGTCTACTCATCTAGTATGTGATCTTAGTATCATGAAATTAAAGCAAAGTAGGCCGGgaatggtagcttatgcctgtaatcccagcactttgggaggctgaagcaggtggatcacctaaggtcaggagtttgagaccagcctgcccaacatggtgaaatcccgtctctactaaaaatacaaacaattagctgggtgtgttggcatgcgcctgtaatcccagctactcgggaggctgagacagtaggatcacttgaacccgggaggcggaggctgcagtgagctgagatcacgccattgccctccagcctgggggacaagagcgaaactctgtgtcaaataaaataaaagcaaaaaaaaaaaaaaaaaaaaaaaaattaaagttgtaatcccaaattgctgggattacaggtgtgtgcccccataccaggtgaatttttatattttgagtggagacagggttttggcctcccaaagtgaataATCACCTTATTTTGAAAAGCAATAACTTTTTTTTCGGCAGGCTCTCGCTGTATTGCccgggctggccttgaactcctgggcactcaagtgatcctcctgtcttggcttcccaaagtgctgggattacaggcatgagccaccgtgcccagccatgataTCCTTTTGATAAACCTTAATTTATGTAAGAAATGTagatgttttttctatttataccACTCAAgatttatgttcattttattgactaacatgagaaaaaatataataattataactaaaatttatgaagtgcttactatgtgcctaGTAATGTATGCTGCATGCTTCAAATTGATCCTCTCATTTAATCTTACAGGGACCCTATGAGGTGGGTATTATTATCATTCCCGTTTTGCAGATGAGATAAATGGAGGCCTAGACACAAGGTCACGTGGCTAGTGAGTGGTCGAGCCAGGACTGCTATAAAGGCCTTTTTACTCCAGAGCTCATGCTCTTAACCTCTGGGCTCTATGATCCTATCTAAGTGGAATGAAACCTTAAATCACTGTTACCTTTTTGATTACACAGGCTAAGAGGGGTTTCAGAAGGTTTGTAGTGATAAAGAGAAATAACCTATGAGCTATTGCACCCACGTATCTGGCTGCTGTAACTGAAGAATGATTAGTTCAATGGCATGTGCTTGGGCTTTTCTTTCCTCAGTGTACCCTCAAGATAAAAGGAATAAAGACCTCGCTGTGGTTGCCATTTATGGCGTTAGGCATTATATCAACTTTCCctagaaattaaatttaatgtttttagaaGAGTGTGACTTCAcatttatgttaaatattataGATCACGATTTGTTTGTTGGATTAGAAGCTTGATTGCCTGAGTGAGGTCACAGTTTTATCAAAACTCAATTTATCTACAGTGAAAATAGGACTGAAGATGTCATCAGAATAAGTTAGATGAGAGAATGTTAGCTAATgtcttttattgattgattgattgattgatttaagatggaggcttgctctgtcacccaggctggagtgcagtgtcgtgatttcagctcattgcaacctctgcctctgggttcaagcgaatctcctgccttagcctctcgaatagctgggattacaggtgcccaccaccacgcctggctaatttttgtattattagtagagacagcgtttcaccacaTCGGCCAGAAtagtctctaactcttgacctcaagtgatctgcctgccttggcctcccaaaatgctgtgattacaggcgtgagccaccatgtccagtcttTTTTTTGACTAATGTcatttagaacagtgtctggcacagagcaagCAGTGTAtaagtactttatttttactattaacaCACTTAATTCCAAACAATCCTAAGAAGTTGGTACTATTGATAGCccatttaacaaatgagaaacaggcacagagaagttaagaagccacatagcaaaaacaaaagagcagggatttgaacccaggtagccTGAGGCCAAAGCCTATGCTGTCGCTACGCCTTATGACCATTGTGCTAAGTGACCTTGGCAAATCTTTAAACAGATTTCTGTAGCTAGCTTAATTGGAGAGATAGTCTAACACTACTGCCCTCTAAAAGAAAATCAAGTTATATGTTTTTGGATTTTAGCAAAAATCTGTTAAGCTGACATATTCATCCTTGAGAATATTGTTTCAGATAAGAAAGGCAACATAAAATTAGCCACAAACATACATTAACTAATATTGCCCAGCACTATTCATGAGAGCTGTGTGGCTTTAATGATGGGAAGGGACATTTCCCCAGATACTAGTTACACGAGAGGAGAATTAAGATATTTTGTGAAAATAGCCATGGGCACACTTTAAATTCTTCAGGAAGATGGTCGTAAGGAATAAAATACATTGGGATAGAATTCTTTTACCATCTAAGAAGCTAAAACATTGGTTTCAGGGGAGCATAACTCCTAGAAGTTACAAAGGGTGAGATTCTGGCTCTTTGATAGTTTTATGAAGCTTTCCTGATCCAGTTTCAAATGAGATAGGAAAGTATTGTCCTagtataattgtttaaaaatgaaaagcaatttaaaacattatactGGTGAGGCAAGGCAGATATTTACCAACAAGAAATCTAAATGCAGGTTCTCCTTCTGATCCTAGAATCTTAATCTTGTGGAAGATGGGGAATGTTACTCCGTAGTTTTTTCTTGCAAAAGATTCTACCTCCTTGCTCGGGCGGGGCTCCGATTCTCCAAACTGATTGCAGGGAAAAGCCAACACGCTGAAGTGGGATGGTCCAAACTCTTTGTGCAGTTCCTTCAGTGCTAAGTAATTTCTGTCTGTGAGTTGGCAGTCACTAGCCACGTTTACAACTAGTGAAACCTCccggaaaaagaaaaaaatccaaccgGAAAGTGaagcaaaagatttttaaaaattctgcaagTAGTTAAAATCCTAAACAATTTGGGGGGACTATAACCTCTGATTgatgttttcttcatatttttggaCACATAAAGTTCTATTGAAAACTGTAACCTAGATGCCTGGGTTAAGGCCCTGAAATAGTACTGCCATTAAACAAGCATTAGGTACtcatgaaagtttatttttaaattaaagataaaaCTATGATCCTTGATAAgtgctttttaaagttattagatTATAGAACCAatacttttattaataaatgtcaTCATGTTCACATTACTAACTATAAGTCTTTTCCAAACAACTTTACATATCAATTCAGCacaaaattaaagcattttaaagaaaacgAGATAATCGGAATTTATTATTTAGAAGCAAACTATCAGAACTCTAATAATGAAAGTGATGTACTAATACAATTACTCTGAAGACTAAATTCCAACTTGTGACCATGTAACagcaaaaaatgattttattaagaGGAATAAACAGAGACAAGGAGAAACGGTAACAATAAAAATCAGATGATGCAACTTACTTTGCCTTTAtacttttccagagaaacagttcTTCCTTTTGCATCCTTCACTTCAAAGGCATAAAAGCTGTTGATTTTAGGTTTGAGGAATTTTAGTTGTAGAAGAAATAGCGTTACTGTGCATAGAACCATAGACAGCAAAACTGCAAATACCTTTGCTCTGGGCCCGGAACATTTTAGCGGGTAAGCTGCAAGAGGCTCCATGTTGGAGGATTCTAGAGGGACGTCTCAGCAGCCTGGAATTCAAGGAGGGGCTGAAACTTGAAACCGGATTAGTTAAACGGAAAACCAGGAAGGACAGACTGCCTGCCTTCACTGCTAAGGAAGAGAAAGACCCCTTCTCAGAGGGGGAATGAAGCGAAATTCCTGAATGAAGCAAGGAGCTCTACAGAATTTCAAAGTATTTGTgatgtaattataatttttactaGAAAAATGAGGACATTTTTGGTAGGTCTTTGACATTCTCcctacaaagaaaatatttcgCCAGCAGATGGTGCTCTTGTAACTTGAACGCTATGGAGGGCTCATCTCCATGCTAAGCATCCTGTGTATTTATTGAACAACTGGTTGCAGAGGATACAGTACAATGCTCAGCAATAGTTTAGAATGTAGATTAAATGTGACCTACTCATATGATGTATAGCCTGAAGGACGTTACTATTACATGTATGGATTAAACATGCTATATGAGTTCAGGAAATTTGTAGTGGAAAGAGCAGTGAAATATCTGAAAAGGCTATTTACCCTGACTCATCTAGCTAAGGCAATCAAATACCAGGTGAATACAGTCAAAATAAATAGGTTAAAAACAGTGAAGGTGTTTAAAAAGCCCTTCTTTATCATAAAGCAAACTATAGtccagtgtttttcaaatttctgATCATGACCCGCAGTCGGCAGTGCACTTTACAACGTAACTgggtacaaacacacacaactgAGAAACAACACTTCTGCTTTGAACTGTGATGCACCCCCACCTGTTGCATTTTTAAACAACTCAGTTCTGACCTATCAAAATGATTTCATCATTCACCAGTGCACTGCAACCTATAGATAGAAAAaactgaggccgggcatggtagcttgcgcctgtaatcccagcattttgggaggcctacatgggaggatcacttgagcccaggagttcaagaccaacttgggcaagaaagtgagacccctgtctctaaaaatttttttttttttttttaaattagctggttgtggtggcacatgcctgtggtcccagttatacaggtggctaaggtgggaggattgcttgatcccagggggctgaggctgcagtgagttgtgtgTGTagcactgcattgcagcctgggtgacagagtgagactatcttaagatcaaaacaaaagaagaagagtgaaaaaagaaaaaattgaactcCATAATAAAGTAGTAATTTAGCAGTTAAGTAAGGCAATTCTACCAAGAAAaccctgaaaacaaacaaaccctgcAAAATCCACCTGTACTTGGGTACATCAGCTAATTGCttcatgttttttctctttatttcccccCACTGGCTGTTGCCTGGCACAGGCAGCCTAACTTTGCTGTTGCTAAAGGTCATGAATTTTAGGGGTGGGTACGGGGAGGCAATTGAAGGCTGCATATCTTAAAAGCCATTCACTTTCAATTCTGCTCTGTTTAAGACTCACAGCAAGATCTGGATGAAGGGGCATTACTCCATTTGATCACGATGTGTTTCCAGAAAGTGCAGGGAATGAGCTGAGACGCTTGTCGAGTGCCCTTCCTATCACTTAGCTTGTGGATCTTCAGAGAGGGTACTCAGGACGCTCCCTGCTCTTCAGGTGCCCGCTCTGTGGCATGTGTGTTTTTGGGTGGCTGAGCAAAACCGATAGCCTACTGTGCAAAACCTGTGAGAGAAACCACTCTACTCCTACTCTCATGGCCCGGTAAGAATGGATacagtagaaaaagaaatggcTATGCGGAAAGtattcccttttaaacataattcCTAGTAAAGAACAAAAGTGTATCACTTCCTGATAATTTTACTTTGGTGTTCTCTGGCTGAAttgtttaaaaagtcaaagtCCCTGTGTTTATATGACATGAACACTGCTATGTTACTTAAGCTCTCTGGCCTTGCTCTCTAAGTGGGATCTGGGACTTTCCACAGTACCATCACCTGGGCATTTGTTAGAAACACAGCATCTTGGGCCCCACCCCTTACTTCCCGAGTCAGAATCTGTACTTTTGCAAGATCTCCTCATGACACATACACACGTTTAAGTTTGAGAACCTTTAGACCTCAGCCTTTTTTTGGTTTCAGAACATCAGGAGTCTTTGATTtctctgttttccatagtggatgTGTTTCATGTCTCTATGAATACACGAGATATTTTAACAAGCAAATGGCTCAGgagcatgcattttaaaattaattcatagaATACCTGCTATAATTTGAGCCATGTAAACCCAACTCATTATAACTATGTTTTGAGGTGGAAAGAGAGTGATTTATCTCTGGCAGGGATGTTGACTGACCACTGCTTCAGCAGGGCCCCACAGGGtgatattattttgataaaatcaCTGTGATAATTTCTAGTCCATTGTTTTATAAGCACAGAAACTCTTATCAAGTGATAGAGATGAATGGATTTGAAAAGGCCAAAATTATGCTGTTACAAACTTGCATGTGATTGCTGAATAAGCCAGTTTTTACAaccagaaataaaacattatgcaGGCCTGATGTTGAGGTTGGTTTGACCACAAAATTCCATATTGTatgaaaacaactttgaaaacttACGTGTATGTCTCCTGTCAAGGATGAAATCAGAGCCAGTTTGTTAACTTAATATTCCTAAGGCTTAAGAGCTTCAAATAATGAAGGCATGATATATAAATTTTCACATTGGCCCATTAACCAAACATTCAGACAGCACTTTGGAGAACTCATGTGCTGGACAGCGTTGGATGAACACAGATTTTGACCCTGGCACACCTCTTCTTTGTTGTTTTGGCAGTCTTTCTCTGCATACAGTTTGATGTCATCATCTCTCAGCCTTCTGGGGATCTGCCATCATTGTTTTCATGTTCTGTCTATACTAACTCTATTCTGAGACTATAGATATATCAAAATGGCACATTTCTCTGCGTAAGGGGTAATATGTTAGAAAAACCACCAGCACTCTTTCAGTAAATGAAGGAAAGCTTCTTACAGGAGGGGAAGAGATTGATGAGTTCATGGTGAAGGCAGGAGGAAGCTACCGGGTCAAGAATGGGATAAAGCAGTTGACTCAGTTATCAACCAACTCAGGCACTGGAAAGGATACAAATAAGGTGCAAGGGAAGGAGCCAGCCTCAGGCAAATGTAAAATCAATTTTGGAAATATGAGAACACACATGAAACAGGGAAGGATTACAAGGCAGCAAATAACTTAGtgctaaataaatgactttttttttttttttttttttttttgagacagagtcttgctctgtcagctagactggagtgcaatggtgcaacctcggctcactgcaacccccacctcctgggttcgagggattctctggcctcagtcttctgagtagctgagactacaggcatgcgccaaaatgcccagctaatttttgtatttttagtagtgatggggtttcaccatattagtcaggctggtcatgaactcctgacctcgttagctgcctgcctcagcctcccagtgtgctgagattacaggtgcgagccaccatgcctggccaatgacTTATGTATTTAGAGAGCTTTATACTGCACACAATCTTCTTTagtatacacattattttcttcaCGATAATTCTTTGAAATAGGGAGCAGTTAACTCAGCCAAGATCACAGAATTAGTGAATGGAACAATGAAGAATAGAGTTTTGAACTTTCAACTTCATAACCAAAATTATTTCAACTTCATGAACTGTTTCTGTGTAATAGGTAAATAAgtttatttagaagaaaacatggtagGTGAGGAGATGGCTGTAGTACTCTGGTGGAGGGGtcatacggtttggctgtgtccccacccaaatctcaccttgaattgtaataatccccacatgtgaaGGGTGGGGCCGGATGGAGATAACtaaatcatggggatggtttcccctatactgttctcgtggtagtgaataagtctcacaagatctgacggttttgtaaatgggagttctcctgcacaagcttttgcctgctgccacgtaagacatgactttgctcctcattcaccttccaccatgattgtgaggactccctagccatgtgggactgtgagtccattaaatctctttcctttgtaaattacccagcctcaggtatgtctttattagcagtgtgagaacagactaatacaaggggTTTCATTCGTCAAGAggcattttgttttataagaaatCACTGTATAAGCGCCCAAAAAGGAGAGGGCATGGAGAACACCACCAAAAGGCTTGTCTGTGTGTACTGAAGTTATGTGGAAGGGGCCACAGGAAGTCTGCAGAACAGCAGCAGGTCCAGATGATAGATAAAGAGTCTTAGTGAGGGTAGCCTTGGCTAGCACGACGGAAGGAAGGGGTGGGTGCTAAAGATGCTTTGTAGACCCCACTGGCGGTGGAGATAAAGAATGACGTTTACCTGAAAATGACCTTGACAGTGTGTGGGTCATATTGCCCACTAGGATGGGAAGGCATTGAAGGTTCAGACATGAGAAGATGAACATTTTGGTCTTCATGACTAATTTGAAATAGCATTGAGACCCTACATCTGAAACGTCTTGTGGACAGAATGTTGCTGCATTGGGCTGGTGGTGGGTGGGAGGGGCACACACTCAGAGGTTAAGGAACGAGGTTAGGGTATGCTTTAGAGCTACCTGGGCTGTCTTTGCTACTTTTATCTTTGTCTTGAGGTTCTAGCAAGACTGGCATCACCAGCAGGTCTTTTCTGGCATGTCTAGGTTTTTCCCACCCACTGGATATTTGTGTGTCAAATTATTTGTCAGTAGacatatttgtttctattttctcagttGTTTCATTCTGCTACTTCCTGACTTTATTTTTAACCCCTCTGGgttcttttctaattatttttggcTCTGGTGCTCTGAATTCCTCCTGGTTTAATGTCACTGTGATGTGAACTCTACAGGTAAACAAGCTGAATTGATGTGCTTGGAGTACCAAGTCATTCAtcccttttcccttctttgtcttaCTTTTCttatcttcctcttcctttctattAATAAATACTTGAGTCATTCAAAACTATGCGACAGGCATTTCCTCAGCAGGAGATAGATCCTGaaacagaagtttaaaaatactGAAGATGAAATAGCACAATCTGCAGCAGTGTTTCCTTCACTGCAGTCATTGAAGGAATACCACCGTGTGATTTGCCGTATCTGTATATCATTTATTtgcttaacattttaatattcatacTAACAAATGagtatttaaatacaatttatttttctgaaattaatttttttataaggaaaactttacatcaaaactaaaaaattataaaatgacattaaatacataattattaatgTTCATCTATACCACTATGAACCATATGTCCCTAGTGCAGGGACTGACagaattttactttatattcaaACTATGCTCTCTTTCAAAGTTCTCTGAATTGAATCTACCCTTTCATGGGTCCTGGTTGTATCATAGGGAGCAATATAAAGTgcgtttttcttttattcatagaTTGCATCACTTCAAATATTTGGACAGTTCATTTTGggtttccctcttttttctttttcttttttgtaatttgagacagggtctcactctgtcacccaggctggagtgcagtggcatgatcatggctcactgcatcctcgacctcctgggatcaagcgatcctcccaccttagcctcccaagtagctgggaccacaggtgtgtgccaccatgcacagctagttttctgattttttttttttttagagatggggtctcacttgcccaggctggtctggaactcctggcctcaagtgatttcccCTGTGcattggccccccaaagtgcttggattagaggtgtgagccactgcaccagacccttttgaattttctttcttctagacTAAGCACCCCAGGTTTCCACCATTGGATGTGCTGGGGTGTTGCCCCATTACTGTGTTTACCCTGACCTCTGTCACTGTggtctctttcctccaaatgaactcagggtttgaatcctgacttgTCCATCTCCCTTCTTGAAGAACAGTTCTGGGACTGGACGTGGTTCTCCAGATGCTATCGGAGCAGTGCAGAGACACAGGGTTTTGATTGCTCCTGTTCTGGACACTATTTTTCTGTCAATGGGACCTAAAATTGTACTGATTTTTTACAATCATTTCACTGTACTGTTCACTCATATTCTAGTGGGGGCTGCCTAACACTGTCAATCTTTTTCACTGCATGTCAGTTCTCTTCCATCTTATGCCtgtgcaatgaagaaaaaaaatctaaataagaaTATTGTTTATGCAACTTGATTGAATTAAATTTTGCTGCTTTGGCCCTTGTCCCAGActttattctgaattctattctgtcctttagtattttaattatattttcagctTAGAGTAATCAACAATTTTGATAAATAGATCTCCATTTAAGCTGCTGATAACGAGTTGAATAGCAGAAGGCCAGAGACTAAACCCTTTAGTCCACCACAGGGGGATTTATTCAGGCTAACGTGGATCTGCTGACTTGTGCCATCTAGGACACTGGCAGCAAATTTATTACTAGTTACTTGCTCCTCCTATTAGAAAAccatgaaaaataatacatttatctaTCGGGGgcatgtatttttcatatttgtcatGTTTTGCTCATAGATCACTAACACATATCAGTTCTGAAAGTGCTGTCTTTCCTCTGGGTTTTATTTATCTGGCCCTACAGATTTGAACTTGTTTTAAAAACCCA
Protein-coding sequences here:
- the GPX8 gene encoding probable glutathione peroxidase 8 isoform X1; translated protein: MEPLAAYPLKCSGPRAKVFAVLLSMVLCTVTLFLLQLKFLKPKINSFYAFEVKDAKGRTVSLEKYKGKVSLVVNVASDCQLTDRNYLALKELHKEFGPSHFSVLAFPCNQFGESEPRPSKEVESFARKNYGVTFPIFHKIKILGSEGEPAFRFLVDSSKKEPRWNFWKYLVNPEGQVVKFWRPEEPIEVIRPDIAALVRQLIIKKKEDL
- the GPX8 gene encoding probable glutathione peroxidase 8 isoform X3, with amino-acid sequence MEPLAAYPLKCSGPRAKFGESEPRPSKEVESFARKNYGVTFPIFHKIKILGSEGEPAFRFLVDSSKKEPRWNFWKYLVNPEGQVVKFWRPEEPIEVIRPDIAALVRQLIIKKKEDL
- the GPX8 gene encoding probable glutathione peroxidase 8 isoform X2; its protein translation is MEPLAAYPLKCSGPRAKVSLVVNVASDCQLTDRNYLALKELHKEFGPSHFSVLAFPCNQFGESEPRPSKEVESFARKNYGVTFPIFHKIKILGSEGEPAFRFLVDSSKKEPRWNFWKYLVNPEGQVVKFWRPEEPIEVIRPDIAALVRQLIIKKKEDL
- the GPX8 gene encoding probable glutathione peroxidase 8 isoform X4; translation: MEPLAAYPLKCSGPRAKVFAVLLSMVLCTVTLFLLQLKFLKPKINSFYAFEVKDAKGRTVSLEKYKGKILQRRNQGGIFGSILSTLRVKL